One sulfur-oxidizing endosymbiont of Gigantopelta aegis genomic region harbors:
- a CDS encoding IS3 family transposase yields MPFYGCFRSCYYDWVSSPKTDREKENEALTEQLKNCLKTVARLMEPVVLKRKLAEKGVHISRRRIGRLMKKAGLFCKTKRRFKATTNSKHNKRISPNLLEREFTVSQPDRYYVGDITYIATKEGWLYLAVVIDLFSRQIVGWSMDERMKAKLVNDALLMAIWKRKPMDGLLWHTDRGSQYASDSHRKILSDHNIIQSMSRKGNCWDNAVSESFFHSLKTELTHHCRFKTRVEAKQAIFEYIEVFYNRERLHSANDYLSPVDYEIQQEIA; encoded by the coding sequence GTGCCGTTTTATGGATGTTTCCGTAGTTGCTATTATGATTGGGTTAGCTCTCCTAAAACGGATAGAGAGAAAGAAAATGAAGCGCTTACTGAGCAGCTAAAAAACTGTTTGAAGACAGTCGCAAGACTTATGGAACCCGTCGTCTTAAAAAGAAAACTGGCTGAAAAAGGCGTTCATATAAGCCGCCGGAGAATTGGTCGATTAATGAAAAAAGCCGGTTTGTTTTGTAAAACGAAGAGACGCTTTAAAGCGACGACTAATTCCAAGCATAATAAGCGTATATCTCCAAATTTACTGGAAAGAGAGTTTACTGTCTCTCAACCTGATCGCTACTATGTGGGTGATATTACCTATATTGCCACCAAGGAAGGCTGGTTATATTTAGCGGTTGTCATTGACTTATTCTCTAGGCAAATTGTTGGCTGGTCGATGGATGAGCGAATGAAAGCCAAGCTAGTCAATGATGCTTTACTGATGGCCATATGGAAGCGTAAACCAATGGATGGATTGCTTTGGCATACTGACCGAGGTAGCCAATATGCCTCTGATAGTCATAGAAAAATATTGTCGGATCATAACATAATTCAGTCTATGAGCCGCAAAGGAAATTGCTGGGACAATGCTGTATCAGAGAGCTTCTTTCATAGTTTGAAAACTGAATTGACGCACCATTGTCGATTCAAAACCAGAGTAGAAGCAAAGCAGGCAATATTTGAATATATTGAGGTATTTTATAATCGGGAGCGACTTCATTCGGCTAATGATTATTTGTCACCAGTCGATTATGAAATACAGCAGGAAATAGCTTAA
- a CDS encoding phosphate/phosphite/phosphonate ABC transporter substrate-binding protein, whose translation MLAEHADGAYTFGVFPHLPPSQIQRVYAPIAVDFSNALNQKVNFRSTGSYKKFIEQLKSEAFDIVFIQPFDYVLAHDKYNYLPLVRWDIPMTSVIMVKKESSFNTLYDLKGYTIANPSKTAAVSQMTKKALLTAGLDVDKDVTLKYTRSHLSCMQKLILNDAQACGSTSGTLELLAKKIDMTQLRILYETPGIPHVLYAVHRRVPEEAREAIKQAILTWPEREAGKKILQIRNFSTFVPANDVEYNVVRDFWRDEEKPE comes from the coding sequence GTGCTAGCTGAACATGCAGATGGTGCTTATACTTTTGGTGTTTTTCCACATTTGCCGCCTTCGCAAATTCAACGTGTTTATGCACCCATTGCGGTTGATTTTAGTAATGCATTGAATCAGAAAGTGAACTTTCGATCAACTGGCAGCTATAAAAAGTTTATTGAGCAGTTAAAAAGTGAAGCCTTCGATATTGTTTTTATTCAGCCTTTTGATTATGTTTTAGCCCATGATAAATACAATTATTTACCTTTAGTGCGTTGGGATATTCCTATGACCAGCGTTATCATGGTTAAAAAAGAGAGCTCTTTTAATACCTTATATGATTTAAAAGGTTATACCATTGCAAACCCGTCCAAAACGGCTGCTGTGTCGCAGATGACCAAGAAAGCTTTACTGACGGCTGGTTTGGATGTTGATAAAGATGTGACATTAAAATATACCCGTTCACATCTATCCTGCATGCAAAAGTTGATATTAAATGACGCACAGGCCTGTGGCTCAACATCCGGTACCTTGGAACTATTGGCCAAAAAAATAGATATGACTCAATTACGTATATTATACGAAACACCGGGTATTCCGCACGTCCTCTATGCGGTGCATAGGCGAGTGCCTGAAGAGGCTCGTGAAGCTATCAAACAGGCAATATTAACTTGGCCGGAAAGAGAAGCCGGAAAGAAAATCCTACAAATCAGAAATTTTAGTACTTTTGTTCCGGCCAATGATGTTGAATACAATGTTGTGCGTGATTTTTGGCGCGATGAAGAAAAACCCGAATAG
- a CDS encoding PP2C family protein-serine/threonine phosphatase has protein sequence MISSAQRTHRGYIRKQNEDSILCHPDYNMFVVADGMGGHSAGDLASQSIVEELLQLQLEEKDLQCSLDQIEAALLKANDNIHSGRLFETNKPKKYKLKHNKLSSLKLLKNPLKKKSDANKETEGEEQQQIRVAGSTVVIAYIVDDLCSCLWVGDSRLYIYRNDKLYQITKDHSLVQEMLDNGELTQDEAVLHPQSNVITRAIGVEEHLKIDINQFTIQKGDKLLLCSDGLYNELTSEIIVASLQEDKTDHIANKLLGEVLLREASDNVSIIVVEKQ, from the coding sequence ATGATTAGTAGCGCACAAAGAACGCATCGTGGTTATATTCGCAAACAAAACGAAGACTCTATTTTATGCCATCCTGACTATAATATGTTTGTCGTAGCCGATGGTATGGGAGGACATTCTGCGGGTGATTTGGCCAGCCAGTCAATCGTTGAAGAACTATTACAATTACAATTAGAAGAAAAAGACTTACAGTGCTCACTGGATCAAATTGAAGCTGCATTGCTTAAAGCCAATGATAATATTCATTCAGGACGTTTATTTGAGACTAATAAACCTAAAAAATATAAATTAAAACATAATAAACTCAGCAGTTTAAAACTGCTTAAAAATCCCTTAAAAAAGAAATCAGATGCTAACAAAGAGACCGAAGGAGAAGAACAACAACAAATTAGAGTTGCTGGTAGTACGGTTGTTATTGCTTACATTGTTGATGATTTGTGTAGTTGCTTATGGGTAGGGGATAGTCGGCTCTATATCTATAGAAATGACAAGTTATATCAAATAACAAAAGATCACTCTCTGGTACAAGAGATGTTGGATAATGGTGAATTGACACAAGACGAAGCCGTTTTACATCCACAATCCAATGTTATTACACGTGCTATCGGTGTAGAAGAGCATTTAAAAATAGATATTAATCAATTTACAATTCAAAAGGGCGATAAATTACTATTATGCAGTGATGGTTTATACAATGAGCTCACCAGTGAAATTATCGTTGCCAGTTTACAGGAAGATAAAACGGATCATATTGCTAATAAACTCTTAGGTGAAGTATTATTACGTGAAGCTTCGGATAATGTCTCCATTATTGTTGTAGAGAAGCAGTGA
- a CDS encoding transposase has protein sequence MNDQTKKPNKSYTSEFKESAVKLANETDQPVSQTARELGVNVNTLHTWISKYSKPVKTVANRSDEHIYDEVKRLKKELAKVIQERDLLKRPQRTLQGKLCEVRMDN, from the coding sequence ATGAATGATCAAACAAAAAAACCGAATAAAAGCTATACATCAGAATTTAAAGAATCAGCTGTCAAATTAGCTAATGAGACGGATCAACCCGTTTCTCAGACTGCCAGGGAGCTAGGTGTTAATGTAAATACTCTACATACCTGGATCAGTAAATATTCCAAACCGGTGAAGACGGTAGCCAATAGAAGTGATGAACACATTTATGATGAAGTAAAACGTCTGAAAAAAGAATTGGCAAAAGTGATTCAGGAGCGTGATTTATTAAAAAGGCCACAGCGTACTTTGCAAGGGAAACTTTGTGAAGTACGCATGGATAACTGA
- a CDS encoding IS30 family transposase: MRTYKQLTQEQRYYISTEIKNGISQSKIAQAIEVSKSTICREIKRNAGLRGYRFKQAQEKAVKRRYNASKAIKMTDDMIALIDEKLSQHQWSPEQISGWLLNDKMLLLSHERIYQHIWDDKKQGGDLHQYLRRQGKKYQKRGSNGKSSRGQIINRISIDDRPKIVDDKRRVGDWEIDTVIGKGHSGALVTIVERKTLYTLVARVNGKQADWVTQATIQLLKPFKDRLHSITADNGKEFAYHEQVSKALDTAFYFAHPYSSWERGLNENTNGLIRQYFPKDTDFKEVTDKEVYNMMEKLNNRPRKALGFQTPFQAMKKSFARTGISCVALQS; encoded by the coding sequence ATGAGAACTTACAAGCAATTGACACAAGAACAAAGATACTACATTTCGACTGAGATTAAAAATGGCATTTCCCAGTCTAAAATTGCTCAGGCGATTGAGGTGAGTAAATCTACTATATGCCGTGAAATTAAACGCAACGCTGGTTTACGTGGCTATCGATTTAAGCAAGCTCAAGAAAAAGCCGTTAAGCGTCGCTACAATGCTTCTAAAGCAATTAAAATGACGGATGACATGATTGCCCTTATTGATGAAAAGCTTTCACAGCACCAGTGGAGTCCTGAACAGATATCAGGTTGGTTACTGAATGACAAAATGCTACTTCTTAGCCATGAACGTATTTATCAACACATATGGGATGATAAGAAGCAAGGTGGTGATTTACATCAGTATTTAAGGCGTCAGGGAAAGAAATACCAAAAGCGTGGTAGTAACGGTAAAAGCAGTCGAGGACAAATAATTAATCGAATTTCCATTGATGACCGTCCTAAGATTGTTGATGATAAACGTCGTGTTGGTGACTGGGAAATTGATACAGTGATCGGTAAAGGACACAGTGGTGCTCTGGTCACGATTGTAGAAAGAAAAACGCTTTACACATTAGTAGCAAGAGTGAATGGCAAACAGGCTGATTGGGTGACACAAGCAACAATACAATTGCTTAAACCCTTTAAAGACAGGCTTCATAGTATTACCGCAGACAATGGTAAAGAGTTTGCTTATCATGAGCAGGTAAGCAAAGCTCTTGATACAGCATTTTATTTTGCCCACCCTTATTCTTCATGGGAGCGAGGGTTAAATGAAAATACTAATGGACTGATTAGACAATATTTTCCTAAAGATACAGACTTTAAAGAAGTGACTGATAAAGAGGTTTACAACATGATGGAAAAACTTAATAATAGACCTAGAAAGGCACTCGGCTTTCAAACACCATTCCAGGCAATGAAAAAATCATTTGCAAGAACTGGAATTTCCTGCGTTGCACTTCAGAGTTGA
- a CDS encoding formylglycine-generating enzyme family protein, producing the protein MVVIPSGASVSKVFAISKYEITINDYNLYCQASGDCSKKTGSGRLPITDISIENAKAYTQWLSQKTAKNYSLPSSQQWLYAAKSNNKAQYNDVNCRIKFGSKLLKGKILLAANTGQSNPWGLMNVVGNAREFVVDGGNTVARGGAHIDPIKDCSVNKKLDNIASGDQYTGFRIVRAIN; encoded by the coding sequence ATGGTTGTTATTCCATCTGGGGCATCGGTTTCTAAAGTTTTTGCCATTTCTAAATATGAAATCACCATTAATGATTATAATTTATATTGTCAGGCCTCAGGTGATTGTAGTAAAAAGACTGGAAGTGGTCGTCTACCAATCACTGATATCAGCATTGAAAATGCAAAAGCTTATACTCAGTGGCTGAGTCAAAAAACGGCTAAAAACTATTCTCTACCAAGCTCTCAGCAATGGTTGTATGCTGCGAAAAGCAATAATAAAGCACAATACAATGATGTCAATTGTCGAATTAAATTTGGTAGTAAGTTATTAAAAGGAAAAATATTATTAGCCGCGAATACCGGGCAATCTAATCCTTGGGGTCTAATGAATGTTGTTGGCAATGCCAGAGAGTTTGTTGTTGATGGTGGCAATACCGTGGCTCGTGGTGGGGCTCATATTGATCCGATTAAGGATTGCTCAGTTAATAAAAAATTAGATAATATTGCTTCGGGCGATCAATATACCGGATTTAGGATCGTTCGAGCCATTAATTGA
- a CDS encoding ATP-binding protein: MNIIVSVNQEAINIDYSDDGKGLDEETLSKIFDPFYTTCRNLGNTGLGMHIVFNLITQLLNGKIQCQSTLGKGLTCHISLPLNLIADDQKTVALTVQWTPLSRQLSQILRYNSVGYL, translated from the coding sequence ATTAATATCATAGTGTCCGTCAATCAGGAAGCAATTAACATTGATTATAGTGATGATGGCAAAGGGCTAGACGAAGAAACTTTGAGTAAGATCTTTGATCCTTTTTATACCACTTGTCGAAACTTGGGTAATACCGGCCTGGGAATGCACATCGTGTTTAATCTCATCACACAATTGTTAAATGGTAAGATTCAATGTCAAAGCACCTTAGGTAAAGGGTTGACCTGTCACATCAGTTTGCCACTGAATTTAATTGCCGATGATCAGAAAACAGTCGCTCTAACAGTACAGTGGACCCCATTGTCAAGACAGCTTTCTCAAATATTAAGATATAATTCTGTTGGTTATTTATAG
- a CDS encoding serine/threonine-protein kinase encodes MKNNSRKTDESNSLGESLDDSLTIIQVKSAGVSSTAKKLSQQRDKTRLKAKHKNQYENQDRTIIVKPEAVDAVKLKQELADKTRILKKSTSSDNSTRIMSGKKNRASDATKLTTGSIINNRFVLEEVLGVGGMGKVYKAVDLRKKEARDKNPYIAIKVLNDEFREHPESLIALQREARKSQQLSHPNIVNVHDFDRDGDVVYMTMELLQGRSLDEVIANDYPHGMTEEQATPIINAIANAVLYAHQHAIVHSDLKPSNIFITDDNKAKIFDFGIARACKISQEQIDSTHTRDKTLFDPTELGALTPTYASLEMLQGEAPEPHDDIYSIACVFYELLTGEHPYQRMPADKAKDKIANKSLRIKKIAALRKSFHKEKNKAILKALEISGKDRFDNLELFIQAYNYKKKSKTPFIVSVLALVIILGIIFYPKIQEEYYFKQQAHFIAMVQSLQVDSQQNEFLSINEHIISLDVKTKEYVLENIKSHWLSLVENRIEALLKGNHYNEYFEHDSILLKMTQTYYPDSARVARLFESFEKQKFVEINRLNSQFNELLENLQVSELSSQSSEQAEIFKIINAVKGIEETHPLVKDQRLLLVYQSNIERLLNEYNLEEANSLLVKAELIFPDEILLQNLVDKSKSLELSNDNKLLNNDGHAFDNKVKNKLSSFSISNLKQKLVKRLEESDLSDEWDADVTQIYTQLNSKLGKRSTWLNEKKQTLASLYMQQSVIMRDKERLIEARRFLEKAKQYNSSIFGIEDEEAILLALENIVRVKHKAKQRLAKIAGLKTSLTTQLKAQEMQVDVSTLFRTVF; translated from the coding sequence ATGAAAAATAATAGCCGTAAAACAGATGAATCTAATAGCTTAGGTGAGAGTTTGGATGATAGTTTAACCATCATTCAAGTTAAATCAGCCGGTGTTTCCTCTACCGCAAAAAAACTATCACAACAGCGTGATAAAACCCGTCTTAAAGCAAAACATAAAAACCAATATGAAAATCAGGATAGAACGATTATCGTTAAACCTGAAGCGGTCGATGCAGTAAAATTAAAGCAAGAGCTTGCGGACAAAACCAGAATATTAAAAAAATCGACATCCAGCGATAATTCGACACGCATCATGTCAGGGAAAAAAAATCGTGCCAGTGATGCAACAAAACTCACCACTGGCAGTATTATCAATAATCGTTTTGTCCTAGAAGAGGTCTTGGGCGTTGGTGGTATGGGTAAGGTTTATAAGGCGGTTGACCTAAGAAAAAAAGAAGCACGTGATAAGAACCCGTATATTGCCATTAAAGTCTTAAATGACGAATTTCGAGAACACCCCGAATCATTGATTGCCTTACAACGTGAGGCGAGAAAATCACAGCAATTATCACATCCTAATATTGTCAATGTGCATGATTTTGATCGAGATGGTGATGTTGTTTATATGACCATGGAACTACTGCAAGGGCGTTCGCTGGATGAGGTCATTGCCAATGATTATCCGCATGGCATGACAGAAGAACAAGCCACACCCATTATTAACGCGATTGCCAATGCAGTATTATATGCACATCAACATGCTATTGTTCACTCAGACTTAAAACCAAGTAATATCTTTATTACCGATGATAACAAAGCAAAAATATTTGATTTTGGTATAGCAAGAGCCTGTAAAATATCTCAGGAACAAATTGATAGCACGCATACACGTGATAAAACACTATTTGACCCGACCGAATTGGGAGCATTGACACCAACCTATGCCAGTTTGGAAATGTTACAAGGTGAAGCACCAGAACCACATGATGATATCTATTCTATTGCCTGTGTGTTTTATGAATTATTAACAGGAGAACATCCTTATCAGAGGATGCCAGCGGATAAAGCAAAAGATAAAATTGCTAATAAATCACTGCGGATAAAAAAAATAGCTGCACTACGAAAATCTTTTCATAAAGAGAAAAATAAAGCAATACTAAAAGCATTAGAAATTTCTGGAAAAGATCGTTTTGATAATTTAGAGCTATTTATTCAAGCGTATAATTATAAGAAAAAAAGTAAAACCCCTTTTATTGTTTCTGTATTAGCCTTGGTTATTATTTTAGGTATCATTTTTTATCCCAAGATTCAAGAAGAATACTATTTTAAGCAGCAGGCACACTTTATTGCTATGGTGCAATCACTACAAGTAGATTCACAACAAAATGAATTTTTATCTATCAATGAACATATTATTTCATTGGATGTGAAGACTAAAGAATATGTGTTAGAAAATATAAAATCACATTGGTTAAGCTTAGTAGAAAATAGGATCGAGGCTTTACTCAAAGGTAATCATTATAATGAATACTTTGAACATGACTCTATTTTGTTGAAAATGACACAGACTTACTATCCAGATTCTGCCAGAGTTGCCCGACTATTTGAAAGCTTTGAAAAACAAAAATTTGTTGAAATAAATCGCCTTAATAGTCAATTTAATGAGTTATTAGAAAACTTACAAGTGTCTGAATTAAGCAGTCAAAGTAGTGAGCAAGCTGAAATATTTAAAATAATTAATGCGGTTAAAGGCATAGAAGAAACACACCCATTAGTTAAAGATCAGCGTTTGTTATTGGTTTATCAAAGCAATATAGAACGTTTGTTAAATGAGTATAATCTTGAAGAAGCTAATAGCTTGCTAGTTAAAGCTGAATTAATATTTCCTGATGAGATATTACTACAAAACTTAGTGGATAAATCGAAGTCCCTGGAACTATCAAATGATAATAAGCTATTAAATAATGATGGACATGCATTCGATAATAAAGTCAAAAATAAATTGAGTTCGTTCAGTATTTCAAATCTTAAACAGAAATTAGTTAAACGCTTGGAAGAGTCTGATTTAAGTGATGAATGGGATGCTGACGTGACACAAATTTACACCCAACTTAATAGCAAGTTAGGTAAAAGGTCTACCTGGTTGAATGAGAAGAAACAAACCCTGGCTTCTTTATATATGCAACAGTCAGTAATCATGCGTGATAAGGAACGTTTAATTGAAGCTCGGCGTTTTCTGGAAAAAGCAAAACAATATAATAGTAGTATCTTTGGTATTGAAGATGAAGAAGCCATTCTATTGGCCTTAGAAAATATTGTTAGGGTTAAACATAAGGCAAAACAACGTCTGGCAAAAATTGCAGGTTTGAAAACATCCTTAACGACCCAGCTTAAAGCGCAGGAAATGCAAGTTGATGTGTCAACACTTTTCCGGACAGTTTTCTAA
- a CDS encoding transposase — protein MNDQTKKPNKSYTSEFKESAVKLANETDQPVSQTARELGVNVNTLHTWISKYSKPVKTVANRSDEHIYDEVKRLKKNWQK, from the coding sequence ATGAATGATCAAACAAAAAAACCGAACAAAAGCTATACATCAGAATTTAAAGAATCAGCTGTCAAATTAGCTAATGAGACGGATCAACCCGTTTCTCAGACTGCCAGGGAGCTAGGTGTTAATGTAAATACTCTACATACCTGGATCAGTAAATATTCCAAACCGGTGAAGACGGTAGCCAATAGAAGTGATGAACACATTTATGATGAAGTAAAACGTCTGAAAAAGAATTGGCAAAAGTGA
- a CDS encoding HAMP domain-containing protein: protein MNISLKYRIALTIFVLEAIMLSVVLSTTLSFSEKASREQLAETEQVIISALSQSAREALFIEEYDELQDYIDLMIDNLHVVNVMVLDSNDRVVAAGLNKELGMSKPKFIKRSNHQWRIQDIYNTVGNIGKLAVEFSSIPLLETEQAIRNLGITTAVIGMIFIAVVGSFMGYLLTVRLTQLSSIAKRFAEGEFSIKSEIKGSDEIAKLGSTFNYMANETEQYIEKLRLNEQVLIKAHNNLEQLVSERTLELKNKGDELALRNDELNNLIAQLQQTQEELIQSRKMALMGELVAGVAHELNTPIGISITAVSFLEDSLKPLVKSFKDNTLTVEELATFINILNQSIPTIMNSVKRSAMLVSEFKKLSIDNNTQQQEVFS from the coding sequence ATGAATATTTCTTTAAAATACCGCATTGCTTTAACTATCTTTGTCTTAGAAGCAATAATGTTAAGCGTCGTACTCAGTACAACCCTTTCCTTTTCTGAAAAGGCCAGTCGTGAACAATTGGCGGAAACAGAACAAGTCATAATATCAGCACTCAGTCAGTCAGCCCGTGAAGCATTATTCATTGAAGAATACGATGAGTTACAAGATTACATTGATTTAATGATAGACAACTTACACGTTGTCAATGTCATGGTGCTCGATAGCAATGATCGAGTCGTTGCCGCAGGCTTAAATAAAGAGTTGGGTATGTCTAAACCTAAATTTATTAAGCGTTCAAACCATCAATGGCGCATTCAGGACATCTATAATACGGTAGGTAATATTGGCAAGCTTGCAGTGGAATTTTCCAGTATTCCCCTGCTTGAAACAGAGCAAGCCATTCGTAATTTAGGTATCACTACGGCGGTAATAGGAATGATTTTTATTGCTGTGGTTGGTAGTTTTATGGGCTATCTGCTCACCGTAAGACTCACCCAATTAAGCAGTATTGCCAAACGATTTGCCGAGGGTGAATTTAGCATCAAATCAGAAATAAAAGGCAGTGATGAAATTGCTAAACTGGGCTCAACTTTCAATTATATGGCTAATGAAACTGAGCAATACATTGAAAAATTACGCCTCAACGAACAAGTCCTGATAAAAGCACACAATAATCTTGAGCAATTAGTCTCCGAACGTACACTGGAATTAAAAAACAAAGGCGATGAATTAGCGCTGAGAAATGATGAATTAAACAATCTCATCGCCCAATTACAGCAAACTCAAGAAGAACTCATCCAAAGTCGAAAAATGGCTTTAATGGGTGAACTTGTTGCAGGTGTTGCGCATGAACTCAACACCCCTATCGGAATTTCCATTACTGCGGTTTCATTTCTCGAAGATAGTCTGAAACCACTGGTTAAATCGTTTAAAGACAATACCCTCACTGTTGAAGAACTAGCCACCTTTATTAATATTTTAAATCAGTCCATTCCAACTATAATGAATAGCGTAAAGCGCAGTGCCATGCTAGTGTCTGAATTTAAGAAATTATCAATTGACAATAATACTCAACAACAAGAAGTTTTTTCCTAA
- a CDS encoding riboflavin synthase subunit alpha, which produces MFTGIVQGTAIITQIIEKEDFRTHIIEFNDDMLSHLSIGASVAHNGCCLTVTRIEDSKVSFDLMQETLHVTNLGELTVGDRVNIERAARFGDEIGGHQMSGHILFMATISQIEKSTNNCQIGFEIPEQFKRFVFTKGYIGIDGISLTIGDVKENTFNVNLIPETLQRTNLSSRKIGDKINIEIDPQTQAIVETIERIMASKLT; this is translated from the coding sequence ATGTTCACAGGTATCGTACAAGGCACCGCTATAATCACCCAAATTATAGAGAAAGAAGACTTTAGAACCCATATTATTGAGTTTAATGATGATATGCTCAGTCACTTATCAATAGGCGCTTCAGTGGCTCATAATGGCTGCTGCCTCACCGTGACCCGTATTGAGGACTCAAAGGTGTCATTTGATTTAATGCAGGAAACATTACACGTAACCAATCTGGGTGAGTTAACTGTCGGCGACCGGGTTAATATCGAACGCGCAGCAAGGTTTGGTGATGAGATCGGTGGGCATCAGATGTCCGGACACATTCTTTTTATGGCAACGATTAGTCAAATCGAAAAGAGCACTAATAATTGCCAGATCGGATTTGAAATTCCTGAACAATTTAAGCGCTTTGTCTTTACCAAAGGCTATATTGGTATTGATGGTATCAGCCTTACCATTGGCGACGTTAAAGAAAACACCTTCAATGTTAACTTGATACCTGAAACACTACAACGAACCAACCTGTCTTCACGAAAAATTGGCGATAAAATCAATATTGAAATTGATCCCCAAACACAGGCAATTGTAGAAACTATTGAACGTATTATGGCCAGTAAATTAACCTGA